A stretch of the Aphanothece sacrum FPU1 genome encodes the following:
- a CDS encoding IS110 family transposase — protein sequence MRVLGMDIGNGTAVCCLLDALPSEPRQFYIDRSLYHHFEANSADVKALLALKPDIAVLEPTGVNYSKIWSTVLIDHGIEVRLIGHNALTTHRDHLGLPDKEDETDAFALAHYGLSNLERPKKFLIIRDKVTQRVRELSLRLEHLNRVQNPIINRMRQDLSWQFPEISSQVVGRRGYTVPIFYRWLAGLRPWKRYDNLYSKTIGLGLTDTVRKHAKRLIDLQSEEIEIEQELTELMQDERFKPYLKVLIKFGFGKRQQAILIGQIYPFENFLDEDNKPIVVFKPATKRSKNKYTKRYLSRRRFEKMLGVAPTESSSGKKQEKKVRFGSDLCRKTLWQWILLE from the coding sequence ATGAGAGTCCTTGGTATGGACATTGGCAACGGAACGGCAGTCTGTTGTCTACTTGACGCGCTGCCGAGTGAACCTAGACAATTTTATATAGATCGAAGTCTTTATCATCATTTTGAGGCTAATTCCGCCGATGTTAAAGCGTTACTTGCCTTAAAACCTGACATTGCGGTTTTAGAACCAACAGGAGTTAATTACTCTAAAATATGGTCAACGGTTTTGATTGATCACGGCATTGAGGTTAGACTGATAGGACATAACGCCCTAACGACGCATCGAGATCATCTGGGTTTACCCGATAAGGAAGACGAGACAGATGCTTTTGCGTTGGCGCATTATGGGTTAAGTAACCTAGAGCGACCGAAGAAATTCTTGATCATCCGAGATAAAGTCACCCAACGAGTTAGGGAATTAAGTTTAAGACTTGAGCATCTTAATCGGGTACAAAATCCGATTATTAATCGAATGCGCCAAGATTTATCATGGCAATTCCCAGAAATTAGTAGTCAAGTAGTGGGTAGACGTGGTTATACTGTGCCTATCTTTTATCGATGGTTAGCGGGTTTAAGACCTTGGAAACGGTACGATAATCTATACTCCAAGACGATAGGGTTAGGGTTAACTGATACGGTCAGAAAGCACGCTAAACGGTTAATTGACCTTCAATCAGAAGAAATAGAAATAGAGCAAGAGTTAACCGAATTGATGCAAGATGAACGGTTTAAACCTTACTTAAAAGTGTTAATTAAGTTTGGATTTGGAAAAAGACAGCAAGCAATTTTAATTGGTCAAATTTATCCGTTTGAGAATTTCTTAGATGAAGATAACAAGCCGATTGTAGTCTTTAAACCAGCGACCAAACGCAGCAAGAATAAATACACTAAAAGGTATTTATCAAGACGTAGATTTGAGAAAATGTTAGGGGTTGCGCCTACTGAGTCATCAAGCGGCAAGAAGCAAGAAAAAAAGGTTAGGTTTGGTTCTGACTTGTGCCGTAAGACGTTGTGGCAATGGATATTACTAGAGTGA